A region of Burkholderiales bacterium JOSHI_001 DNA encodes the following proteins:
- a CDS encoding hypothetical protein (manually curated): MSLLCCACAPALDWRSMTLVGTPLQVSFPCRPTVMARDLKLLNTPLHWTLTACDASSMTFAVAWADVPDPARTTPVLQALARQASENLRAAPRAALAASVPGMTPNPSAQWLLLQGHSPDGHAMTQRVLLFAHGLRVYQASVLSSGADTEGDSAARSFFDALRVQAP, translated from the coding sequence TTGTCCCTGCTCTGTTGCGCCTGCGCGCCAGCATTGGATTGGCGTTCCATGACGCTGGTCGGAACACCCTTGCAGGTGAGCTTTCCCTGTCGCCCGACTGTCATGGCGCGCGACTTGAAGTTGCTCAACACGCCGCTGCACTGGACCTTGACCGCCTGTGACGCCAGCAGCATGACCTTCGCTGTCGCCTGGGCCGACGTGCCCGACCCGGCGCGCACCACGCCGGTGCTTCAGGCCCTGGCGCGGCAGGCCAGCGAGAACCTGCGGGCGGCGCCGCGGGCTGCGCTGGCGGCCAGCGTACCGGGCATGACCCCCAATCCATCGGCGCAGTGGCTGCTGTTGCAAGGGCATTCGCCCGACGGCCATGCCATGACGCAGCGCGTGCTGCTGTTTGCCCATGGGCTTCGCGTGTACCAGGCCTCGGTGCTGAGTTCGGGCGCCGACACCGAAGGTGATTCCGCTGCGCGCAGCTTCTTCGATGCACTGCGGGTCCAGGCGCCATGA
- a CDS encoding arabinose efflux permease family protein (PFAM: Major Facilitator Superfamily), producing MTGPATRLTPRAMALVFLAFAFAYFFSALVRAVTATLAPVFADELGLKASHLGLLAGAYFFGFALMQLPLGQALDRHGPKRVLLLLLGLATLGCAAFALAQGLVPLIAARLLIGVGVSACLMAPLTAYRLYFPDSAQMRANSWMLMTGSLGMVASTLPVQWLLPLLGWRGLFWCVALCLVVCMLLIAQVAPADARATVAGERVSDGGYRAVWRHPMFVRMVPLGAVTYGGLVAMQALWIGPWLTQVGGHSAKQAAGGLLVVNLSMLLAFGGWGLAMPALLRRGWHAERLIALGWPLGVVLMAALVWLGPQAGALWWAAWCVCTSVVSLSQPAIGQAFAATSAGRALSAYNLVIFSGVFLIQWTIGVAIDMLQSRGWATLSAYQAAFGLFLLGQLGAGLWFQFKGRARGPAATAGQGR from the coding sequence ATGACCGGCCCGGCAACTCGCCTGACCCCGCGCGCCATGGCGCTGGTGTTCCTGGCCTTCGCGTTCGCCTACTTCTTTTCGGCCCTGGTGCGAGCGGTCACCGCCACCCTGGCGCCGGTGTTCGCCGACGAACTGGGCCTGAAGGCTTCGCACCTGGGCTTGCTGGCCGGGGCCTACTTCTTCGGCTTTGCGCTGATGCAGCTTCCCTTGGGCCAGGCCCTGGACCGCCACGGCCCCAAGCGGGTGCTGCTGTTGCTGCTGGGCTTGGCGACCTTGGGCTGCGCGGCCTTCGCGTTGGCGCAGGGCCTGGTGCCGCTGATCGCCGCCCGCTTGTTGATTGGCGTGGGCGTGTCCGCCTGCTTGATGGCGCCCTTGACGGCCTACCGCCTGTACTTCCCGGACAGCGCGCAGATGCGTGCCAATTCATGGATGCTGATGACCGGCTCGCTGGGCATGGTGGCTTCCACGCTGCCGGTGCAGTGGCTGCTGCCCCTGCTGGGCTGGCGCGGGCTGTTTTGGTGCGTGGCGCTGTGCCTGGTGGTGTGCATGCTGCTCATCGCCCAGGTGGCTCCGGCCGACGCTCGGGCAACAGTCGCGGGCGAACGTGTCTCTGACGGCGGCTACCGAGCGGTGTGGCGCCATCCCATGTTCGTGCGCATGGTGCCGCTGGGTGCCGTCACCTACGGCGGGTTGGTGGCCATGCAGGCCCTGTGGATCGGCCCCTGGCTCACTCAGGTCGGTGGCCACAGCGCCAAGCAGGCAGCAGGTGGCTTGTTGGTGGTGAACCTGAGCATGCTGTTGGCCTTCGGCGGTTGGGGGCTGGCCATGCCGGCACTGCTGCGCCGTGGCTGGCACGCTGAACGCCTGATCGCCCTCGGCTGGCCCCTGGGCGTGGTCCTGATGGCTGCGCTGGTGTGGTTGGGGCCCCAGGCAGGCGCCCTCTGGTGGGCTGCCTGGTGTGTGTGCACCAGTGTGGTTTCGCTCAGCCAGCCCGCCATTGGGCAGGCCTTCGCGGCGACCTCGGCCGGGCGCGCGCTATCGGCCTACAACCTGGTGATCTTCTCAGGCGTGTTCCTCATCCAATGGACCATCGGGGTGGCCATCGACATGTTGCAGTCACGTGGCTGGGCCACGCTGTCGGCCTACCAGGCGGCCTTCGGCCTGTTCCTGCTGGGCCAATTGGGGGCCGGGCTGTGGTTCCAGTTCAAGGGCCGCGCAAGGGGGCCGGCGGCCACTGCGGGCCAGGGCCGATAA
- a CDS encoding phosphotransferase system, mannose/fructose-specific component IIA (PFAM: PTS system fructose IIA component), whose translation MPGLLIIAHAPLASALKAAAAHVYPDCVVEAVDVPPDGPLPEAEAAAALDRVRDPQALILTDVFGATPCNLALKLADGVQVRVVTGVNVPMLWRALCYRTESAEDLVARAVAGATQGVMQVAVSRPQNQSIKPGDHAQVNAHHQQ comes from the coding sequence ATGCCCGGACTGCTGATCATTGCCCACGCGCCGCTGGCCTCCGCCTTGAAGGCCGCTGCCGCGCATGTCTACCCCGATTGCGTGGTGGAGGCGGTGGACGTGCCGCCCGATGGCCCCTTGCCCGAGGCCGAGGCCGCCGCCGCGCTGGACCGGGTGCGTGACCCCCAGGCGCTGATCCTCACCGATGTGTTCGGTGCCACGCCCTGCAACCTGGCCTTGAAGCTGGCCGACGGGGTGCAGGTGCGCGTGGTCACCGGGGTGAACGTGCCCATGCTGTGGCGCGCCTTGTGCTATCGAACCGAATCGGCCGAAGACCTGGTGGCCCGCGCTGTGGCGGGGGCCACCCAGGGCGTGATGCAGGTGGCCGTCTCCAGACCTCAGAACCAGTCCATCAAGCCGGGTGACCATGCTCAAGTCAACGCTCACCATCAGCAATAA
- a CDS encoding phosphotransferase system HPr (HPr) family protein (PFAM: PTS HPr component phosphorylation site~TIGRFAM: Phosphotransferase System HPr (HPr) Family) encodes MLKSTLTISNKLGLHARASAKLTKLAGSFQCDVFLTRNTRRVNAKSIMGVMMLAAGLGSEVELETSGADEQAAAEAITKLVNDKFGEGE; translated from the coding sequence ATGCTCAAGTCAACGCTCACCATCAGCAATAAGCTGGGCCTGCACGCCCGCGCCTCGGCCAAGCTCACCAAGCTGGCGGGCAGTTTCCAGTGCGACGTCTTCCTCACCCGCAACACGCGCCGTGTGAACGCCAAGAGCATCATGGGCGTGATGATGCTGGCCGCCGGCCTGGGCAGTGAGGTGGAACTGGAAACCTCTGGCGCGGACGAACAGGCTGCCGCCGAAGCCATCACCAAGCTGGTGAACGACAAGTTCGGCGAAGGCGAATGA